A window of Flavobacterium flavigenum contains these coding sequences:
- a CDS encoding TonB-dependent receptor gives MKNSIKNIFTLLSIITFSVSFAQNIEGKITDTQKNPLGAANVVIKGTIISTIADENGKFSLDTNGKNLPFTLLVQYVGYKTIEVEVTTLPVPALEVALKEENELIEVVVSSRRRIEKVQDIPIAVSVVTGKQAEQAGAFNVNRIKELVPSVQLYSSNPRNTGINIRGLGSPYGLTNDGIDPGVGFYVDGVYYARPAATTLDFVDVERIEVLRGPQGSLFGKNTTSGAFNITTRKPSFTSGADFEVSYGNYAFLQAKASVTGALSKKIAGRLSFSGTQRDGLVDNIATGRATNTLNNQGIRGQLLYTPSENTNIILAADITTQRPDGYAQVIAGVAPTNRAAYRQFDAIITDLNYQLPSRNAFDRKIDQDTPWRSGQDMGGISLNIDTKIGGGTLTSTTAWRFWNWDPSNDRDFTGLQVLAKSQNPTRQTQITQEVRYAGQLSSKISGVAGVFFIDQTSQTDGTEESGSAQWRFSQSTTSNLWKTPGLFEGYGIKTDARIRASSAAVFGQLDWAITDRLHVLPGLRYNFDKKEANYKRTTYGGLQTNDPALIALKKLVYTDQAFDSSKDDTDFSGNLTLTYKFSDKINAYATYAKSYKPVGVNVAGLPTPPAGQTLSDLAVIKPEDVNHYEAGIKTSPFRNSILNLTVFNTDIKDFQTNVQAAELGVNRGYLANADKVRVRGAELDASFVINRQFSVYGAATYSDGKYIKFTNAPLPLEETGLVVDGKAVNYKDVSGSDLPGVSKWAGSLGGEYTKNARFFGNSGKFFIALDSYARSEFSSSPSASKYLIVPGYAIFNARLGFRATDGLSVHFWGRNILNKDYYEQLLPAGGNAGHYAAVLGDQRTYGITLKYSL, from the coding sequence ATGAAAAATTCTATAAAAAATATATTTACATTACTTTCAATTATAACTTTCTCCGTTTCATTTGCACAAAATATTGAAGGTAAAATTACAGACACACAAAAAAATCCTCTAGGTGCAGCCAATGTAGTTATCAAAGGAACAATTATAAGTACTATTGCTGATGAAAATGGAAAATTTAGCCTTGACACAAATGGTAAAAATCTCCCTTTTACACTTTTAGTGCAATATGTAGGTTATAAAACTATCGAAGTAGAGGTTACAACTTTACCTGTCCCTGCATTAGAAGTCGCATTAAAAGAAGAAAATGAACTTATCGAAGTTGTGGTTTCTTCCAGGCGAAGAATAGAAAAAGTTCAGGATATTCCAATTGCGGTTTCAGTTGTAACTGGAAAACAAGCTGAACAAGCCGGAGCTTTTAATGTAAATCGTATTAAAGAACTGGTTCCGTCTGTTCAATTATATTCATCCAATCCAAGAAACACAGGTATCAATATTCGTGGTTTAGGTTCTCCATACGGACTTACTAATGATGGTATTGACCCGGGTGTTGGTTTCTATGTTGATGGTGTTTATTATGCACGTCCGGCAGCAACAACCTTAGATTTTGTAGATGTAGAACGAATTGAAGTTTTACGTGGACCACAAGGGTCACTGTTTGGTAAAAACACCACATCAGGAGCCTTTAATATTACAACACGTAAACCAAGTTTTACATCCGGTGCAGATTTTGAAGTGAGTTACGGAAACTATGCATTCCTTCAGGCTAAAGCTTCTGTTACAGGTGCTTTAAGCAAAAAAATTGCAGGACGCCTTTCTTTTTCTGGTACACAACGCGATGGTCTGGTTGATAATATTGCAACAGGAAGAGCAACAAACACCCTTAACAACCAGGGAATCAGAGGACAGTTACTTTACACTCCTTCAGAAAACACCAATATTATATTAGCTGCAGATATCACAACACAGCGTCCTGACGGATATGCACAAGTAATTGCAGGTGTTGCGCCAACAAACAGAGCTGCTTATCGTCAATTTGATGCTATTATTACCGATTTAAATTATCAACTTCCAAGCAGAAATGCATTTGACCGTAAAATTGATCAGGATACACCCTGGAGATCAGGACAAGACATGGGAGGCATATCCTTAAATATTGACACTAAAATTGGTGGCGGAACATTAACATCAACAACTGCATGGCGTTTTTGGAACTGGGATCCGTCAAATGACAGGGATTTTACAGGATTACAGGTTTTGGCAAAATCACAAAACCCTACAAGACAAACTCAAATTACACAGGAAGTTCGATATGCTGGCCAGCTTTCGTCTAAAATTAGTGGTGTAGCAGGTGTATTCTTTATCGATCAGACATCACAAACAGATGGTACAGAAGAATCGGGAAGTGCACAATGGAGATTTTCTCAAAGTACAACAAGTAATTTATGGAAAACACCCGGCCTTTTTGAAGGTTACGGAATTAAAACTGATGCAAGAATCAGAGCATCGAGTGCTGCAGTATTTGGACAGTTAGACTGGGCCATAACAGATCGTCTGCATGTATTACCTGGTTTGCGATATAACTTTGATAAAAAAGAAGCAAACTATAAACGTACCACATACGGCGGTCTCCAGACAAATGACCCTGCATTAATTGCACTGAAAAAATTAGTGTATACAGATCAGGCTTTTGACTCAAGTAAAGACGATACAGATTTTTCAGGAAATTTGACTTTGACATATAAATTTAGCGATAAAATCAATGCTTATGCTACTTATGCAAAAAGCTACAAACCAGTTGGTGTAAATGTTGCCGGGCTTCCTACCCCACCAGCTGGCCAAACATTAAGTGATCTTGCAGTAATTAAACCTGAAGATGTTAATCATTATGAAGCAGGTATCAAAACTTCTCCATTCAGAAATTCTATCCTGAATCTTACAGTATTCAATACTGATATTAAAGATTTTCAAACAAACGTTCAGGCCGCTGAATTGGGTGTAAATCGTGGATACCTTGCGAATGCAGATAAAGTAAGAGTAAGAGGAGCAGAATTAGACGCAAGTTTTGTAATCAACAGACAGTTTAGTGTTTACGGAGCTGCAACTTATAGTGACGGTAAATACATTAAATTTACAAATGCGCCACTACCTTTGGAAGAAACTGGTCTTGTTGTGGATGGAAAAGCCGTAAATTATAAAGATGTTTCAGGATCTGATTTACCTGGTGTTTCAAAATGGGCAGGGAGCTTAGGAGGTGAGTATACTAAAAACGCAAGATTCTTCGGGAACTCGGGTAAATTTTTTATAGCTCTTGATAGCTATGCCAGATCTGAATTCTCATCAAGCCCATCAGCTTCAAAATATTTAATAGTTCCGGGTTATGCTATTTTTAATGCCCGTTTAGGTTTCCGTGCAACGGATGGTTTATCTGTTCACTTCTGGGGACGTAATATTTTAAACAAAGATTATTATGAGCAATTATTGCCAGCTGGCGGAAATGCAGGACATTACGCGGCTGTATTAGGTGACCAAAGAACATATGGAATTACTCTAAAATATTCGCTGTAA
- a CDS encoding MerR family transcriptional regulator, with the protein MHIELSKDKRYFSIGEVAKAFNVNASLIRFWDSEFDILKPKKNAKGNRMFTPEDITNLQLIYHLVKERGFTLEGAKTHLKEGQKKTLDKFEIIRKLESIKTQLTDIKNEL; encoded by the coding sequence ATGCATATTGAGCTTTCTAAAGATAAAAGATATTTCAGCATTGGCGAAGTAGCCAAAGCATTTAATGTCAATGCCTCTTTGATACGATTTTGGGACAGCGAATTTGACATTCTCAAACCTAAAAAGAATGCCAAAGGAAACAGAATGTTTACACCTGAAGATATTACAAATTTACAATTGATTTATCATTTGGTCAAAGAGCGCGGTTTTACACTTGAAGGAGCCAAAACACATTTAAAGGAAGGCCAGAAGAAAACATTAGATAAATTCGAAATAATACGTAAATTAGAGTCCATAAAAACACAACTAACAGATATAAAAAACGAATTGTAA
- a CDS encoding TPM domain-containing protein encodes MKNSKIKISNSNRIFQFIFLSISFLSFNTIFAQFTIPEIPSEQTSVYDYANLLNTSEKTQLEEKLIRYSDSTTTQIVVITIESLKGEDVSQLATNWGQKWGIGGTAKDDNGVVILVSKDERRIAINPGYGLEDRLTAAIGGQIIDYIIIPEFKKGSYYKGLDKGADALFDVFKGKYKGERKQSQSKGKDFPILPFIVIIVIVLILVSRNKRGGGGNSGNNSGGGPSLMDVILLSSLGRSSGGGFGGFGGGSSGGGFGGGGGFGGGFGGGGFSGGGSSGGW; translated from the coding sequence ATGAAAAATTCCAAAATTAAAATCTCAAATTCCAATAGAATTTTTCAGTTCATTTTTTTGTCTATATCATTTTTGAGCTTTAACACAATTTTTGCTCAATTCACGATTCCAGAAATTCCAAGCGAACAAACTTCAGTTTATGACTATGCCAATCTTTTAAATACTTCTGAAAAAACACAATTAGAAGAAAAACTTATTCGTTACTCTGATTCCACTACTACTCAAATTGTTGTTATAACAATTGAAAGTCTAAAAGGCGAAGATGTTAGCCAACTTGCAACAAACTGGGGACAAAAATGGGGAATTGGAGGAACTGCGAAAGATGATAATGGTGTTGTGATTCTAGTCTCTAAAGATGAAAGAAGGATAGCTATTAACCCTGGTTATGGACTAGAGGATCGACTAACAGCAGCAATTGGAGGTCAAATTATTGATTATATAATTATTCCCGAATTCAAAAAAGGAAGTTATTACAAAGGTCTTGATAAAGGAGCTGATGCGCTTTTTGATGTTTTTAAAGGCAAATACAAAGGTGAACGAAAACAGAGTCAGAGTAAAGGAAAAGATTTTCCAATACTCCCTTTTATAGTTATTATCGTGATTGTATTAATTTTGGTGTCCCGAAATAAAAGAGGAGGCGGAGGAAATTCAGGCAATAATAGCGGCGGAGGTCCAAGTTTGATGGATGTTATTCTTTTAAGCAGTCTAGGCAGAAGCAGCGGTGGCGGATTTGGTGGTTTTGGTGGCGGATCATCCGGAGGTGGCTTTGGCGGAGGCGGTGGCTTCGGTGGCGGATTTGGCGGTGGCGGTTTCTCCGGAGGAGGCTCTAGCGGTGGCTGGTAA
- a CDS encoding LemA family protein, producing the protein MKRFLPWIIVAVVILALYLWASGIYNKAVTLDQDVKESWGNVNTAYQKRNDLIPNLVSTVKGYATHEKSTLTAVIEARAKATSVTIDPTNVTPEQLAAYNSVQSGVSSSLSRLLVSVEQYPDLKANQNFIDLQRELTSMENQILTARTRFNEAVKPYNNNINTFPRNILAGIYGLKEKPYFEASTGADKPVEVKF; encoded by the coding sequence ATGAAAAGATTTTTGCCTTGGATTATCGTAGCCGTAGTTATTCTTGCATTATACCTTTGGGCTTCTGGAATTTATAATAAAGCAGTTACACTTGATCAAGATGTGAAAGAAAGTTGGGGTAATGTTAACACAGCTTATCAAAAAAGAAATGATCTTATTCCAAATCTAGTAAGTACTGTTAAAGGATATGCCACTCATGAAAAAAGTACTTTAACAGCAGTAATTGAAGCTCGTGCAAAAGCTACTTCAGTAACAATCGATCCAACAAATGTTACTCCTGAACAATTAGCAGCATACAATTCGGTACAATCTGGTGTTTCTTCATCTTTATCAAGATTATTAGTATCTGTTGAACAATATCCAGATTTGAAAGCCAATCAGAATTTTATTGATTTGCAAAGAGAATTAACTAGTATGGAAAATCAAATTTTAACCGCTAGAACACGTTTTAATGAAGCCGTTAAACCTTACAACAACAATATAAATACTTTCCCAAGAAATATATTGGCTGGAATATATGGTCTCAAAGAAAAGCCATATTTTGAAGCTTCTACCGGAGCCGACAAACCAGTTGAAGTTAAATTCTAA
- a CDS encoding DUF2490 domain-containing protein: protein MKFFRFFLFWAFLGQFSLAQSTKKVEHQTLTWIRYYNIFPLSEKWSLHSELDNRSFINPVHENVFVFRTQGRYRTNKNIESGFGFAYFNVNTQNPANDPEFSVPEYRGQQDITFINDIAKITFHNRFQLEERFIQKSTKTELLNDFSFSFRFRYRLQSTFTLWEKEKRSLKGTISDEVLFNHGKDNKKNTFDQNRFYTGLRYHFNPNIGLELGYLKNFQRRSSGVDFYDRDIIRFTVYHRINRKIKS, encoded by the coding sequence ATGAAATTTTTCAGATTCTTTCTTTTTTGGGCATTTTTAGGTCAATTCTCTTTAGCGCAAAGCACAAAAAAGGTAGAACACCAAACCCTGACATGGATTAGATATTACAATATTTTTCCTTTATCCGAAAAATGGTCACTACATTCCGAACTTGACAACCGGAGCTTTATAAATCCGGTTCATGAAAATGTATTTGTTTTCAGGACACAGGGAAGATATCGTACTAACAAAAACATAGAGTCAGGATTTGGATTTGCTTATTTTAATGTAAATACTCAAAACCCTGCTAATGATCCTGAATTTTCAGTTCCCGAATACAGGGGACAGCAGGATATCACCTTTATAAATGATATTGCAAAAATTACTTTCCATAACCGTTTTCAGCTTGAAGAACGTTTTATACAAAAATCGACTAAAACGGAACTGTTAAATGATTTTTCTTTTTCTTTCCGATTCAGATACCGATTACAATCGACTTTTACACTTTGGGAAAAGGAAAAAAGGAGTCTGAAAGGCACCATTTCTGATGAAGTTTTATTTAATCACGGAAAAGACAATAAGAAAAATACTTTTGACCAAAACCGGTTCTATACAGGCCTTCGCTATCATTTCAACCCAAATATTGGTTTGGAATTAGGGTATTTAAAAAATTTTCAGAGGCGGTCTAGCGGTGTCGATTTCTACGATCGTGATATTATTCGTTTTACCGTTTATCACAGAATTAACAGAAAAATAAAATCGTAA
- a CDS encoding outer membrane beta-barrel protein, with product MTRLYYFLLFFVFVYSANAQNDIVLKGTVLDINTQLPVELATVYFTTVKDSTVIDYATTDKNGFFRLNTKKLDKPVFLKINYLGYQTYTEEQNGLLESKDFGKLYLIESVNALNEVIVKSEAPPIRMKQDTLEYNAASYKVRPDANVEALLKQLPGFDVDDAGKITVNGREVNQLLVNGKPFFDRDGAMALKNLPAEIIQKVQVSDFKTKKEELAKQESTSDYSSINLTIDEKKNKGYFGKILGGYGSDDRYESSLIMNFFNNKQKISILGASNNINSTGFTQDEVFDSMGGGRTARGGGNSGGGKGITQSNLLGINYSDDWTEKLMASGSYNFSNTINKNDSNSNELSILPTGNNYTKADSKTRNESTGNTANFELEYKIDPTTRLVITPNVSQTRSNGESDSSSKTWQDDENGQLLNDGTSVSNKETTATNFANTINFNKAFEKKNRNMSFVFSNNNTKNDSDGFNDIKTIFNLEPDKNVDRYQKTSGKNVSDSYSLDLEYTEPITDSLRVRFGSDLDWQSSSNDQKTYDVDRSTEEILDLNSSLTTYTTSAQNSVAPKVGITLRKSNYTLNLDSKTTIVNFDNYSLYMGNETQLNKKYVLPFASAQLRYKFSKSKNLTFKYDYSNAIPSANYLMPIVNLNNPLNSIVGNPDLDLIEKNSINFNFRNFDFRTRSGYAFSLKGDYFNNDIVSTSVFDANGRRTTTYVNISGNYSLSAGANWNQSIKRDEHVLRYGIGLNGKYSFNKGYTNAVLYNAKSTAISPKLYFTYEYGELLTISPSYGLSFNETHYENTSANSTSAVVHRAGLQTTTYWPSNLIFGNDFGYTYNSNISDDFKKDFYLWNASLSYGFLQKTLYAKIKVYDVLNQNQSATRTISATSVRDEENTVLKRYVMFSVAYKIGNFASEKGSKRRGGERGDGGERGDRGGRERDI from the coding sequence ATGACCAGATTATATTACTTTTTACTGTTTTTTGTTTTTGTTTATTCGGCAAATGCTCAGAATGATATTGTTCTTAAAGGCACTGTGCTTGATATTAATACACAGCTGCCGGTAGAATTGGCTACCGTTTATTTTACGACTGTTAAAGATTCCACGGTTATTGATTATGCAACGACAGATAAAAACGGTTTCTTTAGGTTGAACACAAAAAAACTGGATAAACCGGTTTTCCTTAAAATAAATTATTTAGGGTACCAAACTTACACAGAAGAACAAAATGGTCTTTTGGAAAGCAAGGACTTCGGAAAATTATATTTAATCGAAAGTGTTAATGCTTTAAATGAGGTAATTGTTAAAAGTGAGGCTCCGCCAATTCGTATGAAACAGGATACCTTAGAATACAATGCAGCTTCTTATAAAGTCCGTCCTGATGCAAATGTAGAAGCATTATTAAAACAACTGCCTGGTTTTGATGTAGATGACGCCGGAAAAATCACGGTTAATGGAAGGGAAGTAAATCAGCTTTTAGTGAATGGAAAGCCATTTTTTGACAGGGATGGTGCAATGGCTTTAAAAAATTTACCTGCCGAAATCATACAAAAAGTACAGGTTTCTGATTTTAAAACCAAAAAAGAAGAATTAGCGAAACAAGAATCCACATCAGATTATTCGAGTATCAACCTGACGATTGATGAAAAGAAAAATAAAGGGTATTTCGGGAAAATTTTGGGAGGTTATGGCTCTGATGACCGTTATGAGAGCAGTCTGATCATGAATTTCTTCAATAACAAACAAAAAATCAGTATTCTTGGAGCTTCAAACAATATTAATTCAACGGGTTTTACACAAGATGAAGTATTTGACAGTATGGGAGGTGGAAGAACAGCCAGGGGAGGCGGAAATTCTGGGGGAGGAAAAGGAATTACACAGTCTAACTTGTTGGGGATTAATTATTCTGATGACTGGACAGAAAAACTCATGGCATCCGGAAGTTACAATTTTTCGAATACAATTAATAAAAACGATAGCAACTCTAATGAACTGAGTATTTTACCTACAGGGAATAATTATACTAAGGCTGATTCTAAAACCCGAAATGAAAGTACTGGAAATACAGCAAACTTTGAATTGGAATATAAAATCGACCCAACCACACGTCTTGTTATTACTCCAAATGTTAGTCAAACCCGTTCAAATGGAGAATCTGATTCGTCGAGTAAAACTTGGCAGGATGATGAAAACGGTCAGCTTTTAAACGATGGTACATCAGTATCGAACAAAGAAACAACCGCAACGAATTTTGCCAATACAATCAATTTTAATAAAGCTTTCGAGAAAAAAAACCGAAATATGAGTTTTGTTTTTTCGAATAATAATACCAAAAATGATTCAGATGGGTTTAATGATATTAAGACCATTTTTAATCTGGAGCCAGACAAAAATGTTGACAGATACCAAAAAACAAGTGGTAAGAATGTTTCCGATTCCTACTCGCTGGATCTTGAATATACAGAACCGATTACAGATTCTTTAAGAGTCCGTTTTGGTTCCGATTTAGATTGGCAAAGTTCTTCAAATGACCAGAAAACTTACGATGTCGACCGTTCGACAGAAGAAATTTTAGATTTGAATTCTTCGTTAACAACCTATACGACATCTGCACAAAATTCCGTAGCTCCAAAAGTTGGTATAACGCTGCGAAAAAGTAATTATACCTTAAATCTTGATTCGAAAACGACTATTGTTAATTTTGACAACTATTCGTTGTATATGGGGAACGAAACGCAGTTAAATAAAAAATATGTCCTGCCTTTTGCTTCTGCCCAGCTGCGATATAAATTTAGTAAATCTAAGAATTTGACATTCAAGTACGATTACTCAAATGCAATACCTTCAGCCAATTATTTAATGCCAATCGTTAATTTAAATAATCCATTAAATAGCATTGTTGGTAATCCTGATTTAGATCTTATTGAGAAAAATTCGATAAATTTTAATTTCAGGAATTTTGATTTCCGCACCCGTTCGGGATATGCTTTTTCACTAAAAGGAGATTATTTTAATAATGACATTGTATCGACTTCTGTCTTTGATGCAAATGGTAGAAGAACAACAACGTATGTAAATATTTCAGGAAATTATTCCCTTTCTGCCGGAGCAAACTGGAATCAGTCCATTAAAAGGGATGAACATGTTTTACGATATGGGATTGGTTTAAATGGAAAATACTCTTTTAATAAAGGATATACAAATGCTGTATTATATAATGCTAAATCAACAGCAATTTCTCCTAAGTTGTATTTTACTTATGAATATGGTGAGTTGCTGACCATTTCCCCATCTTACGGATTGTCATTTAATGAAACACATTACGAAAATACTTCTGCAAATTCGACTTCAGCAGTTGTGCACCGAGCCGGTTTACAAACTACAACTTATTGGCCGTCCAATTTAATCTTTGGAAATGATTTTGGATATACTTACAACTCTAATATTTCGGATGATTTCAAAAAAGATTTTTACTTATGGAATGCCAGTTTATCGTATGGTTTTTTACAGAAAACATTATATGCTAAAATAAAAGTTTATGATGTCCTGAATCAGAATCAAAGCGCTACAAGGACCATTTCTGCAACCTCAGTTCGTGATGAAGAAAATACTGTTTTAAAACGTTATGTGATGTTCTCGGTAGCGTATAAAATTGGGAATTTTGCGTCTGAAAAAGGTTCGAAAAGAAGAGGAGGAGAGCGAGGCGATGGTGGTGAAAGAGGAGATCGCGGAGGAAGAGAAAGAGATATATAA
- a CDS encoding RrF2 family transcriptional regulator, whose protein sequence is MLSHKAKYALKALLYLAEQEEDHISKTIEIAEGANIPKKFLEQILLDLKRGRFVSSKQGKFGGYYLIKSKNDITLAEIHRLFDGAIALLPCASLNFYERCLDCKTEEECSLRHGLMIIRDETLKAMQNITIASLIKK, encoded by the coding sequence ATGTTATCACATAAAGCAAAATATGCTCTTAAAGCCTTACTTTATCTAGCAGAACAAGAGGAAGATCACATTTCTAAAACTATAGAAATTGCTGAAGGTGCTAATATTCCTAAAAAGTTTTTGGAACAAATTTTATTAGACCTAAAACGAGGACGTTTTGTAAGCAGTAAACAGGGAAAATTTGGCGGATATTATCTGATAAAATCCAAAAATGACATCACACTGGCAGAAATCCATCGTTTATTTGATGGTGCAATTGCACTTTTGCCTTGTGCTTCTTTAAATTTTTATGAGCGTTGCTTAGATTGTAAAACTGAGGAAGAATGCAGTCTGAGACACGGTTTGATGATTATTCGTGATGAAACTTTAAAAGCAATGCAGAACATCACAATAGCTTCATTGATAAAAAAATAA
- a CDS encoding M23 family metallopeptidase → MAKVKYYYDSENLAYTKIKTKKRIKIGYGFLFLLASALFGFLIFVLLINTSYFETPKDRLQAREIENLKIQYAILNKRMDEIDAVAEALEDRDNNIYRTYFNKTEIPDSIRKAGFKDSKRYKDLEGYNNSQLVLNTTKRIDQLSKELGIQSKSLDVILKLASTKKNLLAAIPAIQPVQNENLKRVASGFGYRIDPFTKVRKMHNGMDFTANTGAPVYATGDGVVARADNSASGFGNHVVIRHGFGYESLYAHLSKYNCRPGQHVKRGDVIGYVGSTGRSEGPHCHYEVHKDGKVVNPLNFYYGNISAVEYVAISHLANQENQSLD, encoded by the coding sequence ATGGCGAAAGTAAAATATTATTACGACTCAGAAAATCTGGCGTATACGAAAATAAAAACAAAAAAGAGAATCAAAATTGGTTACGGATTCTTGTTTTTACTAGCTTCAGCACTGTTTGGTTTTTTAATATTTGTCCTTTTAATCAATACTTCCTATTTTGAAACGCCAAAAGATCGTTTACAGGCCCGGGAAATTGAAAATTTAAAAATACAATATGCGATTTTAAATAAAAGAATGGATGAAATTGATGCTGTAGCTGAGGCCTTAGAAGACAGGGACAATAATATTTACAGAACTTACTTTAACAAAACCGAAATTCCGGATTCTATCAGAAAAGCAGGATTTAAAGATAGTAAAAGATATAAGGATTTAGAAGGCTATAATAATTCTCAATTGGTCCTAAACACTACTAAACGGATTGATCAGCTTTCGAAAGAACTGGGTATCCAGTCAAAATCATTAGATGTGATATTAAAGCTGGCCAGTACAAAAAAGAATTTATTAGCTGCGATTCCTGCCATTCAGCCAGTACAAAATGAAAATTTAAAACGGGTGGCATCTGGTTTTGGATACAGAATTGATCCTTTCACGAAAGTTCGAAAAATGCATAACGGAATGGATTTCACAGCTAATACTGGAGCCCCGGTTTATGCTACCGGTGATGGTGTTGTGGCAAGGGCTGACAATTCGGCATCAGGGTTTGGCAACCATGTGGTCATCAGGCACGGTTTTGGATACGAAAGTTTATATGCTCATTTAAGCAAATACAATTGCAGGCCCGGACAGCATGTCAAACGCGGAGATGTAATTGGATATGTGGGAAGCACAGGAAGATCTGAAGGACCGCATTGTCATTATGAGGTACATAAAGATGGAAAAGTCGTAAATCCGCTGAATTTTTATTACGGAAACATTTCGGCTGTAGAATATGTTGCGATTTCACATTTGGCAAATCAGGAGAACCAATCATTAGATTAA
- a CDS encoding TPM domain-containing protein, with the protein MSKVEDFLTREEEQEIVEAIRMAEENTSGEIRVHIEKTTSKVPFDRALEVFYELRMNETQLQNGVLFYFAVDDKNFVICGDKGINDLVTNDFWDCTKDVMTNHFKAGNFKQGIVDGVLNAGEQLKKYFPSSEDDKNELSNEISKG; encoded by the coding sequence ATGTCAAAAGTAGAAGATTTTTTAACCAGGGAAGAAGAGCAGGAAATAGTTGAAGCTATTCGCATGGCTGAAGAAAACACTTCTGGCGAAATTAGAGTTCATATAGAAAAAACGACTTCTAAAGTTCCTTTTGACAGGGCTTTAGAAGTTTTTTATGAATTACGAATGAATGAAACCCAGCTTCAGAATGGTGTTTTGTTTTATTTTGCTGTTGATGATAAAAATTTTGTCATTTGCGGTGATAAGGGCATAAACGATCTTGTAACCAATGATTTTTGGGACTGCACTAAAGATGTTATGACAAATCACTTTAAAGCAGGAAACTTTAAGCAGGGAATTGTTGACGGAGTTTTAAATGCCGGCGAACAATTAAAAAAATATTTCCCGTCATCAGAAGACGATAAAAATGAATTATCTAACGAAATCTCAAAAGGATAA